In Phragmitibacter flavus, a single genomic region encodes these proteins:
- the hemB gene encoding porphobilinogen synthase codes for MIRPRRNRRTESIRGLVRETELTASHLILPLFLHEGDDDQPIASMPGCTRWSLAGLVKEAGEAHALGIPAIVLFPAIAESLKTRACEEAWNPDGLIPRAIAALKAAHPRLTVITDVALDPYNADGHDGLVDDNGIILNDPTVIALCQQALCHARAGADIISPSDMMDGRVAALRAALDSENFTDISIMSYTAKYASACYGPFRGALDSAPKFGDKKTYQMDPANGREAEREARLDEAEGADILMVKPALPYLDILYRIRQITPLPLAAYHVSGEYLMVKAAAASGWIDEKKLAMEQLTSIRRAGADMILTYFAKDVARWLQSSP; via the coding sequence ATGATCCGCCCTCGCCGCAATCGCCGCACCGAATCCATTCGTGGTCTCGTTCGCGAAACCGAGCTCACCGCCTCGCACCTCATCCTTCCCCTCTTCCTCCATGAAGGCGACGACGACCAACCGATCGCTTCCATGCCTGGCTGCACGCGCTGGAGTCTTGCCGGACTCGTCAAGGAAGCCGGCGAAGCCCATGCTCTTGGCATCCCCGCCATCGTCCTTTTTCCTGCCATTGCCGAATCGCTCAAAACCCGCGCGTGCGAAGAAGCCTGGAATCCCGATGGCCTCATTCCCCGCGCCATAGCAGCCCTCAAAGCCGCCCATCCGAGACTCACCGTCATCACCGACGTTGCGCTCGACCCTTACAACGCCGACGGTCACGACGGCCTGGTTGACGACAACGGCATCATTCTCAACGACCCCACCGTCATCGCCCTCTGTCAGCAGGCCCTCTGCCACGCCCGTGCCGGAGCCGACATCATCTCCCCCAGCGACATGATGGACGGACGCGTTGCCGCCCTTCGTGCCGCGCTCGACAGCGAAAACTTCACGGACATTTCCATCATGTCCTACACCGCCAAATACGCCAGCGCCTGCTATGGCCCGTTCCGCGGAGCCCTCGATTCCGCCCCCAAATTCGGCGACAAAAAAACCTACCAAATGGACCCCGCCAACGGCCGCGAAGCCGAACGCGAAGCCCGACTCGACGAAGCTGAAGGCGCTGACATCCTCATGGTCAAACCCGCCCTGCCCTATCTCGACATCCTCTATCGAATTCGCCAGATCACCCCGCTCCCACTCGCCGCTTATCATGTCAGCGGCGAATACCTCATGGTCAAAGCCGCCGCCGCCAGCGGATGGATCGACGAGAAAAAACTCGCCATGGAGCAACTCACCAGCATCCGCCGCGCCGG